Within the Nicotiana tabacum cultivar K326 chromosome 11, ASM71507v2, whole genome shotgun sequence genome, the region ttgtgtgtcatgggaaaatggttattgtggatccttgaaaggttattagcctagtacgatgcaatcagaatcggcttgaggtccgtggatggatctaaaaatgaatatgggctctataccaggtcggatgtgttcatttcagcatagcattGTTTATGGAAGAGTCTTCGAGCCTAGGATGTCATTTCtgtcgtcagctattccatgtaatactttATTGTGCCAtatgggttgtgagacggcttgattgtTTGCACATGTGTTGTGGTCCCGTGTAGCTTGcagtgttatatgagcaggatggctctcgagatgtaggtcatttattgcaccttagtcatgcttgagttttgtaacatatggcgctatctgtcttcCCAGGAATGGTATTAcacacttggcgtgcttgtggttgacATTCGGGCATTTCCTAGGTATGAGTATTCTAGCTtggtaagtatttccttatagattattatgtgtggattgggtggcacgctgccacgggtatgttgattagatcgggttgcgcgtcgcaacagtgtgatattgagtacagttcccccatatctattcttgtttgtttgtttcacattttctcaggaaggttcataacatccttcGATTGTTTAAATAGTTACGTGGGCTGAGtggttctttccagagttcgtttccttACGTATCACCTTCGAGTTTGTAgtttgttggcacattgtggcatcatatgagacttttgtcagtgtctggggtggcttattgcttgAGCAGCTTGTACCGGgggagacgagattattggacctagtatcagtgcgatcggatttatagaaggcatattaaagagcaaaAATTGTTATGTAGTTCAGAataaggtaatggttcttgtcaggagaaGAGACTTAACGATTTGTTGATTTAGGTGGTTATGAACTTCTACATAcctcttccgtcgtggcagtattgcaagagttgaaacatgacttatatgtgtcatgaggtgtgttgtaggcattagattcgtggaatttcggttATTGTTATCAGAGAATGATATTATGGACACGTgagttatgcggtgcatggtgtgaattcagcaaaagtatgcaatcatgttttggtacaattTATGATtggtacggtgttcgtatgttggaaacagtcctggtggaaaatttcggatgttggaatttgactctaaggcttacttAACTAAATAAAGGGGAAgatcttcagattggctcgagctaatgtgctcaactgagttgtggtagcacgggtatgtgcacgaggtgttaaacggtgatttcggacaactccagagcagttcttagcatattcgaggacgaacgtatatttaagagggaaagaatgtaacgacccgactggtcgtttttaTCTCTAGCACGTCTTTCGGagatttgaggccatgagtagcttcatttcaggtattatgacttgtatgtgtggtcagaattaaatttcgagaagttcggagttaatttggaaagaaaattctaatttcggaagttttaaattggaggaattgactaaggttttatttttgagtaaatgacttcgtaatcaggatttgaaggttccaacaggtttggaTAATGATTTTGGATTTGAGTATATgctcggatcgagttttggatgacccaggagcgtttcggcccctattgtggaaagttggcattttgtaagaatttcataaatttcaattgaagtatattttgatgttatcgatgtctgtttgggattccgagtccgGTAATAGATCCGTATGATGATTCTAGTATTGAGATTgtgtccggatgtggatttggaggctcgtaggtcatttcggggtcatttggcgaaagttagaaatttgaaggtttttgagaagtttgaccaggggtggactttttaatatcagAGTCGGATTCCGAttacgaaagttggagtaggtccataacgTCGATTGTgatttgtgtgtaaaatttgaggtcattcggacgtgatttgataggtttcgacattgaatgtagaagtttgaagttctaaagttcattaagattGAAATGGGATGCAGTTCATGGCTTTGAcgctgtttgatgtgatttgaggcctcgagcaagttcgtgtcaTGTTTAGGGACAGGTTGGTGTGATGGGacagggtctcgggggcctcgggtgtatggTATTAGATCAAGTTTAGCTGTTTTGGAATTGttgttgctggttctggtttagtccttcgcaaacgcgaagggagTCGCGCGTTTGCAAAAAGGAATTTTGAGGCTGCTGGGTTttggccttcgcaaatgcgaggcaaTGGACACGAACGCGAGGCAGAAGCCGGGCAAGCCTTCACGAACGTGACACAAGGGtcacgaacacgaagaagaaagagggagCGGGGGCCTGGAGCAGTTTggctttcgcgaacgcggctgatggaccgcgaacgcgaagggtagtGGTCACAAGGCTTCACGAACGCGGCCAAggtgacgcgaacgcgaagaaggaagtagCTGGGCAAATTGGTTTTAAAGCAGGTTTGGGTTCATTTCACCTATCCTTCATAcggcttgggcgatttttggagtttTTGAAGAGGACATTTCATTATCtattatgaggtaagtaattcccgcacattgtgagttaaatacatggattatatatggaatttaacatgaaaattcatggaaaattaatgaaaatttggggttttggtagaaaacctaaaaatttggtattttgaatttttaaccacgaatttgggcatggaattgaaaataaattatatatttgagttcgtgaggttatgggtaatgttcatcttcataaattttcagaattcgggcacgtgggcccgaggatgatttttatcaacttttcgaggGGAGTTAGAAACTATTGCAagttggattataatgagtattagagtatatatttatgaatttgcacatttatttgactagttttggagcgttgggcatcggtttctATTGTTTGAAAGGtttgggagccggctatggaacttcggagcgaggtaagtctttgttctaaccttgtaagagggaattaaccccataggtgaattgaattcATATATGCtcttaattgtgggggctacacacatacgagatgacgagagttcgtacatagctactaattatgcttatgtccggatagtctaggacccaaatcatgttatacttgcgattTTTGCAACCTACTTATTAGTTTAACTGCTTAAAagatattggaacttgataaagaaATCGTAAAAGGTTAAACCTCATCTACTTGAGTTTTGGACGAgtcacttgaccgttaatgagaattgatatttctttgaaCATTAACCCTTAAtgaatcttgaattggttgttttaaTGTATGTTCTCTtcttgtggaacgggccgaacgcctcggtagcagatagatgcatctatggtccgTGCCGTTCGACCTTTGGAAGTgcataatttatatttatatgttggatcgggtcgcacgacctcggcatgatttacgcatgataaatctttggaactaataataattttattgcTTCATCgtcttgagatataaattgttaaatgacgaaaataaatttggaaatttcctattaataaaagaattatttacttacttCTTATTATTGAGTTTTCAATTGTTTTatacaatccatgcttaattataatatcAGTATTTTATTGTTGgctcatagtaagtgtcggagtcgaccccttgtcactacttcttcgatgttagactggatacgcgttgatttacgtactcataccacacttgttgcacatttttgtgcaggcaCATATATGTCTAATGGCCTTGTGGGTGCATAGAAGTGATTAATggggggacttaggtgagctgcattccatattacgatctgcagccagcagagtccccttcagagttatttatatttcctgtctaatttatattctggacatatgctgtattttattttactccctagttgatgctcgtgcacttgtgacatcagattttgggagtgattatgggttgttcagtaTTTTAGTTgcgaaaatattatcatttactttgTAAGTTATATCTTTTATTATTTAATGGAAGGAAATTACgatttcaaaatacaaaaatgagtaattaagttaattaattattattggCTTGTCTAACAgcggtgttaggcgtcatcacggccaTTAATGGATTTTTGTGATCgtgctcatatatatatatatatatatatatatatatatatatatatatatatatatatatatatatgcgcatGCACCGTGTAGAGATTAAGTAGAGTACAAAAGGAGATGACTAGAATCACTGAGGCTGGATATGAAAAGCTCTTGAATGAGGCAAAAAAGAAGGCGGACCTATACGGAAATATAACATATTAGAGAAGTTTGAAAGCATCATGTTCAAAAGTCAAAATCAACAACCCAAGAGTTAAGGCATACGATAACGAGGCTTTATTAATTTTCTGCTGCTTTATTTTTCATCATAATGTCAAGTTGATTTACCACCTTCAGCAATGAAAAGTTTCGCTTGAACCCTTGGTGGTTGTTACTTTTTAGtgtcattatttatttttggGCAAGATTGTTTTTGgttgaaatggaaaaaaaaaattcttttctttataaGTAAAAAGGGGAAAGTTCTCAATAGTTCAAAAGAACTCAACATAATTAGTTAATGAGAAATTACAATTTGACCTTTTATGGAACATATATACATCAAGAATATTGTTTATAAGAAAGTATGAAGCAAAATACGATCATATTACATATTTGCATAACTTAATCATTTCGCGTTCAACAACTAAGTCGGTCGAATATGCTTACTATTCATCAGTTTGAGCTTGCATTTTCTCCTTTAAAATTCATGTTACTCATGACAaacatatttaatattatttatattgtttAAGAAATTTATATTAATTGACATGAAATACACGTGCTCCAGAAATTAGTAAAGAAataaatgcaaataattattGCGCTAGAAGTTTCTTGTAATATAGGAGGCATAACTTGATCTTGTTAAATGAAAATCAATTATGAGCTAAAATTTATTTACCCCGCCTATAACCGCCACCAAATTATGAtcataaaattgagatttaatcAAGTCAAAGAACATTATAGCTGAAAGATGAGATAATGTTGGAGCTAAATCTTCCTATATGTTAAGCCAGCACTTTATACAAAccaattcttttttcttttaattcctagtATTTTGTAACTAGAAAAGCACGCAACTTTTACCAGAAGAATAAGACGAACAAATTATTCAGAGGAACATAAACACGGGTCTCCCCAATCCTATTTGCAACAAAATAAGAGATAAATGATCTCTGAATCATACACGAACCCGAAATAAAAACACTTGAAATTTACTGATGAAGCAAAACTCCGAAGATTAAAATGACATTTGTGATTACAGCAGATTGTTTAAACTATTGCAAAACTTGAGAGATAGAAAAGGTTGAACGGTTTTGCTTTCAATAATAAGAACTCGATTCTAACCTCCTGAGAATGGTCCTATACTTTGCAGGGCTATCATACCAAGTAGTTGTATTAATAATTTCACTTTCCAACCAATATGGATCTTCTTTCTTCTCAGTCAGGCTGCTGAAGTAGCTTTCCCACCGTGCAATTGTGCGCCCTAGACGAATACTCTTTTGCCTTAGAAAGATAAACTTGAGAATGTCCTTTGTGAACACATTGATCTCCTCGCCTTCAATTATGTAGATGTACTGAAATGAAGTACAACTTTAAAGTCAAGAGTAAGCAAACTACATGTAACAGTTAACAACTTGCTTCGTGTGCTATTACTACTACAAGCAGACACTTGTGGTTGGTTTAAAACCCTTTCAAGACATTTTCTTTATTTGAAGCATTCCACTCCCATCAGATGAGAGATCTGGCCGAAGATCTATCAAAGGCTAAACATAAAAAAAACACATGATTATCATAGGCTGTTCCTCTTTATTCAGTCGGTCACGCTACAACTCTAGCTGGTCCATGACTTACCAGAAATGGTTTAGACAAAAAGGTATTTAGTTAAGTTAGAATAAGTTTTGGATAAGCCAACAACATAACAAATCACTAGCTAAGTTGACCTGCAAGGATTGCCTTTTAGGGTAACACCACCAGAGGAAAATAAACAGTGAGCTCCTTTAGTACACATATATCTGTGCACAAAATATCGATGAGAGATAGAGAGACAGGAcaattaccaaaaatatgaagCCCATAGTTGCCAAGACAGCCTGTACTAGCTCATCCAAGATCCCAGAAATACCTTCATCTGGCTCACCAGAACCGTCACTGCCTCCACCACCGCCACCACCTGGGCGATCGCCACCCCCATCTCCGCCTTCATAATATTCTTGTTTTTTAATCTGTTGCTTCAATAAATCCTCAACTGACGGTTCCTTCTTCAAATTTCCCATGGCTTTTTCAAGAGCTTTCCAAGGAGAAGCCTGGTCAGAGAGTAGTGCCAACTGAGGTGTTATCTTCTCATATGTTAAACATCCATAAGCTTATTTTGCTCGACTCATGATTTTCAACAGAATGTTAAGAGCTACTTTATACTCATGTTTTATGCAGTTTTATGGGAAAGAAAACCAGCTAAAGATGCATATGCTGTGTGCGTTCAAGGAGATAAGAGTCATCTGTTGTTAGCTTTAAAATTGCAGCACAATATATCTACTCCGCAAGGATAAATGACGAGCTGAAACAATTCACACAACACATTGTAACAAGAAACAGatttcttttgaaaaaataagGAGAAGAAAAAATGTGAGATGATCAAATGGGAAGCAGATTATATACGCTCCCTGTGCAAATTCAAACAcccaaataaaacaaaataagaggaaaaaataGACTAAACCTTAAAAGACAACTTTATAAGAAATGTTAAGATTTTCTTAAAGCAACTAAAAATAATACACCATAACTTATAAGTTATGGGCACATGACATGTGCAACATATTGGATAGATAACCTAAACAATGTTGGGTGCCAACTAGCATTCTGTACATGAAAGGTCGTATCATCAGCAAAGGGTTGCCCACTCCTTAACCTACCTTATTTTGTGAGAGACAAGACAACTGTCAAGCTGATACCAAGTAATTGGCGACTTAATAAAGCAGCTCCATTAGGTCATATAGCCGATCCGACTAGTTTGGGTTTCAGGCATTGCTTTCGTTGCTGTTGTAGTAAGCCGCATTGCAAGATACTACAC harbors:
- the LOC107778985 gene encoding uncharacterized protein LOC107778985; the encoded protein is MSCVRINSCHPACDFNASFPSLTAPKRTSKLTTLSSTYLGTRLPKISLNAKVGVYRPQLCRTVCLFGGKGKASNDNEASPWKALEKAMGNLKKEPSVEDLLKQQIKKQEYYEGGDGGGDRPGGGGGGGSDGSGEPDEGISGILDELVQAVLATMGFIFLYIYIIEGEEINVFTKDILKFIFLRQKSIRLGRTIARWESYFSSLTEKKEDPYWLESEIINTTTWYDSPAKYRTILRRLESSSYY